From one Bacteroides eggerthii genomic stretch:
- a CDS encoding riboflavin synthase, giving the protein MFSGIVEECATLVAMVRDQENVHFTFKCSFVSELKIDQSISHNGVCLTVVSMTDDTYTVTAMKETLDRSNLGLLEVGDEVNVERSMMMNGRLDGHIVQGHVDQTATCIGIEDAEGSYYFTFQYKFDKEMAKRGYITVDKGSVTVNGVSLTVCNPTDDTFQVAIIPYTFEHTNFHAFKKGSVVNLEFDIIGKYISRMIQYK; this is encoded by the coding sequence ATGTTTTCCGGAATAGTAGAAGAATGTGCCACGCTGGTGGCTATGGTTAGAGACCAAGAAAATGTGCACTTTACTTTCAAGTGTTCTTTCGTGAGCGAGTTGAAGATAGATCAGAGCATTTCTCATAATGGTGTGTGTCTTACAGTGGTCAGTATGACGGATGATACCTATACGGTGACAGCGATGAAAGAGACTTTGGACCGTTCCAACCTCGGTTTGTTGGAGGTGGGCGATGAAGTGAATGTGGAGCGCAGCATGATGATGAACGGCCGTTTGGATGGACATATTGTTCAGGGACATGTAGACCAGACTGCAACTTGCATTGGCATAGAGGATGCCGAAGGCAGTTATTATTTTACGTTCCAATATAAGTTTGATAAGGAAATGGCGAAGCGCGGCTATATCACTGTAGATAAAGGCTCCGTAACCGTAAACGGTGTCAGTCTGACTGTGTGCAATCCTACGGATGACACTTTCCAGGTGGCCATTATTCCCTATACTTTTGAACATACCAATTTCCATGCTTTCAAGAAAGGTAGTGTGGTGAATCTGGAGTTCGATATTATCGGTAAGTATATTAGCAGAATGATACAGTACAAGTGA
- a CDS encoding nitroreductase family protein: protein MDDFLQLVASRQSDRAYDMSRAVEHDKLERILEAARLSPSACNAQPWRFVVVTDPELAVKVGKATAGLGMNKFAKDAPVHILVVEESMNITSFLGAKIKDKYFPLIDIGIAAAHITLAAESEGLGSCILGWFDEKEIKKLVGIPANKRLLLDITIGYPVKEKRKKSRKSQEKVVSYNHY, encoded by the coding sequence ATGGATGATTTCTTGCAATTGGTAGCCTCGCGTCAAAGTGACCGGGCCTATGATATGTCTCGCGCCGTAGAGCATGATAAATTGGAACGTATTTTGGAAGCTGCCCGGCTGTCTCCTTCGGCTTGTAATGCCCAGCCCTGGCGTTTTGTGGTGGTTACCGATCCGGAGCTTGCTGTAAAAGTAGGCAAGGCTACTGCCGGACTGGGGATGAATAAGTTTGCTAAAGATGCGCCGGTACATATTCTGGTTGTGGAAGAATCAATGAATATCACTTCCTTTTTAGGAGCTAAGATAAAGGATAAATATTTTCCTTTAATAGATATCGGTATTGCTGCTGCCCACATCACGCTTGCTGCCGAGAGTGAGGGGTTGGGATCGTGTATTTTGGGATGGTTCGATGAAAAGGAGATTAAGAAACTCGTTGGTATTCCGGCCAATAAACGGCTGCTGCTTGATATAACGATAGGATATCCGGTGAAAGAGAAACGGAAGAAATCCAGAAAGTCCCAAGAGAAGGTCGTTTCCTATAATCATTATTAG